ATAACCGGGCAAAGATACAGATTGAGGCTGAGAAAATATAAGCCCTTTCTTTCGGCTTATTGCATAAAACCCTTCAAAAACTCTTAACTTTCGACCCACAACTTTCAACTTCGTATGATAGCACCCCCATATCTGAAAAAAGGCGATAAAATCGCCATCACCTGTCCGGCTAAGAGCTTACCCTCAGATATTGATACAGCCATACAGATGTTAGAGTCATGGGGACTAGAAGTAGTGATTGGAGAAACGGTTACTGTGACCTACCACCAGTTTGCCGGCACTGATGAGCTGCGCACCAAAGATCTGCAGCGATTTCTTGACGACGAGTCCATAAAGGCCATCGTTGCTGCCCGAGGGGGATATGGTACCATCCGGATCATCGATCAACTTGACTTTTCAAGGTTCTGCCAGAATCCAAAGTGGCTGGTCGGATTCAGCGACATAACTGTACTTCACAGTCATATTCATGCCACCTGCGGAGTGCAGACCATTCACGGACAAATGCCTTTAAACGTCCCAGATGCTACAAAGCCCTCACTTGAGTCGCTGAGAAAAGCCCTGTTCGGCGAGCCCCTTCATTATGAATATGAAAGCCAAACACCCGGTCGTGACGGCGAGGCTGAAGGCATCCTGATAGGAGGAAACCTTACCCTGCTGATGATGATGGGTGGATCCATCTCTGAGATGGATTACTTGGATAAAATCCTTTTCATTGAGGATGTAGGGGAATACCTTTATTCCATCGACCGCATGCTCTGGCAGCTAAAACGTGCAGGCAAGCTTGCAAAATTAAAAGGTCTGATAATAGGAGGGTTTACAGACGTAAAAGACAACGCCATCCCTTTCGGCCAGACAGTACCTGAAATTGTGATGAACCTCGTGAAAGAATACGACTATCCGGTT
The window above is part of the Arcticibacter tournemirensis genome. Proteins encoded here:
- a CDS encoding S66 peptidase family protein — its product is MIAPPYLKKGDKIAITCPAKSLPSDIDTAIQMLESWGLEVVIGETVTVTYHQFAGTDELRTKDLQRFLDDESIKAIVAARGGYGTIRIIDQLDFSRFCQNPKWLVGFSDITVLHSHIHATCGVQTIHGQMPLNVPDATKPSLESLRKALFGEPLHYEYESQTPGRDGEAEGILIGGNLTLLMMMGGSISEMDYLDKILFIEDVGEYLYSIDRMLWQLKRAGKLAKLKGLIIGGFTDVKDNAIPFGQTVPEIVMNLVKEYDYPVCFDFPAGHIDNNYALRLGEKLRLNVTEKTVFIK